A stretch of DNA from Acidobacteriota bacterium:
CGGCACGGTCTTTCTCGACGAGGTCGGCGAGATGAGCACCCGCATGCAGGTCGTGCTGCTGCGCTTCCTCGAGTCGGGCGAGATCCAGCGCGTGGGGGCGGACCGGGTGCAGGGACGAGTGAACGTCCGGCTCATCACGGCCACCAACCGCGACCTGCAGCAGGGCATCCAGGCCGGGACGTTCCGCGAAGATCTCTACTTCCGTCTGAACGTCATCCGGATTGCGATTCCGCCGCTGCGCGATCGCGTCGAAGACATCCCGCTGCTCGTCGACTACTACGCCAAGGCCTACAGCCAGGCGCATCGTGTGCCGCCCGTCGAGGTGCTGCCCGACGCGCTCGACGTGCTCACCGCCTATCGTTGGCCCGGCAACGTCCGCGAGCTCAAGAACGTCGTCGAGCGCATCGTCCTGAAGACCGCCGGGCAGCCGGCGCGAGCGAGCGATCTGCCGGTGGAGCTGCTGCGCGGCGTGACGCCCGCACGCGCCGCCGCGACGACGGCGACGCCGGCGCCGCTGTCGCGGGCCGACGAGCTGGCCGCGCGCATGCTGGCGCACGGCGAGTCGTTCTGGGCCGCGGTCTATCCGCAGTTCATGTCGCGCGACATGACCCGCGCCGACCTCCGGCGCATCGTGCAGATCGGACTCGAGCAGACCAGCGGCAACTACCGGTCGCTCGTCCAGCTCTTCAACATGCCGCTCGAGGACTACAAGCGCTTCCTGAGCTTCCTCCGGAAGCACGACTGCCACCTCCCCTTCCAGCGCTTCCGCACGGTGCCGGCCAGGCTGCAGCCCGCGCAGCCGGAGATGCCGGCCGCCTCGGGCGACCCGATTCCCTGGGGCCGCACGCCGCACTGAACGCACGCCCGGTAGCGGCGCGACCTCTCGCCTCCATGGGCGCGCCGCGCGAAGCCGCGCGGGCGCTTTCGATTTCGTCAGAGCGCTCCGGCACGCAGACCTTAGTCTGCGCTTGAACGGAACTCTTGGCGCCGGCCGCGTTCATGGAACCTCACGCTTTTGCCCCGCGCGCTTGCATTTTCTTCGTTGCACGTGTAAATACCAGCACGCCTCCGGGGTCGATCACAAAACGGGCAGCAACCTTGCTCTCGACCACGTGGCCCCCTGATGACGCGTCGCGTGCTGATTGTCGATTCCGACGACCACTGCAGGCGGCTTGTCTTTCAGCTCGCATGTCAGGCTGGCCTGCACGCGACGATGCGTGAGACGTTCCAGGACGCACGCCGCGACCTGGCCGCCACGCCGCACGACATCCTCGTCACCAACGCGAAGCTCGGGACCTTCAACGGCACGCAACTCGTGTATCTGGCGCGTCAGGCCAACCCCGCCAGCACGTGCATCGTGCACGGCGACGACCCCGGCATGGCGCTCGACGCCCAGCAGGCCGGCGCGTTCTGGGAGCGATCCACCTTTCTCCCCTTCGGGCTCCCGCAGTTCTTCTCGTCCACGCTGCCGGCCTCCGATCGACGCGATCCGCGACGGCTCGATCGGCGCCTCACGTTCCGAGGCGGACGTCGCGCGACGGATCGGGTGGAGCTGCACGCTGCCGCGACGACGCTGCCGCGGCTGCTGTGACCTCGACGCACGACGCCGTCGCGCGCTGACGCGGCCGACGACCCCCACGGTACAATTGCCCGGATGACGGACGTCCTCACGATCATCCTCGGAGGCGGGCGCGGCACCCGGCTCTTCCCGCTGACGTTGCAGCGTTCGAAGCCGGCCGTGCCGATTGGCGGCAAGTGGCGGCTGATCGACATCCCGATCAGCAACTGCCTCCACGCGGGGCTCGAGCGCATCTACGTGCTCACGCAGTTCAACTCGGCGTCGCTCAACCGGCACATCGCGCAGACGTACCGCATGGACATGTTCTCGGGCGGCTTCGTCGAGGTGCTCGCCGCCGAGCAGACGCCGGAAGGCGACCTGTGGTTCCAGGGCACGGCGGACGCGGTGCGCCAGGCGACGCGGCACTTTCGCGACATCGAGGCGGAGTACTTCCTGATCCTCGCCGGCGATCACATCTACCGCATGGATCTGGCCGAGCTCGTCGAGGCGCACGTGGAGCGCGACGCCGACATCACGATCGCCGCGCAGCCGGTCGGTGCCGACGAGGCGACGCAGCTCGGGATCTTCAGCTTCGACACGAGCGGCCAGATCACGGGATACGAGCAGCGTCCGGCGGTCGAGCGGCTCACCGAGATGCGATCGAGCGCGCCCGCCCATTCCCCTGCCGGCCTGTTGACGGCCGACAAGCCGTTCCTCGCCTCGATGGGCATCTACGTCTTCTCGCGGGACGTGCTCTACGACGTGCTCGAGAAGAACCGCGCGGTGGATTTCGGCCGAGAGGTCATCCCGAGCGCGCTCGACACGCGCCGCGTGCACGCGTACGTCTACCGCGGCTACTGGGCCGACGTCGGCACGGTGCGATCGTTCTACGACGCAAACATGCTGCTCACGCAGAAGAAGCCGCCGTTCGACTTCTTCCACCCGCGCCGGCCCATCTACACGCGCCCGCGGTTCCTGCCCGCCGCCCGCTTGCACGACTGCCAGGTGACCGAAGCGCTCGTCTCGGAGGGCGCCTACCTCGATTCCTGCCAGGTGCAGGCGAGCGTCGTCGGCGTGCGGACGTCGATTCACCGGGGGGCCAAGGTCAGCCGGTCGATCCTGCTCGGCGCCGATTACTACGAGGACCAGTACAACGACTTGCCGCTCGGTGTCGGAGCCAACGCCGTGCTCGACGGCGTGATCGTGGACAAGAACGCCAGGATCGGCGACGGCGCCCGCCTGGTGAACGAAAAGAAGATCGAGGAGCACGACGGCGACGGGTACTTCATCCGCAGCGGCATCATCGTCGTCCCGAAGAACGGGGTCGTGAAGCCCGGCACCGTGGTCTGACGGGGACGATCGTCTGCAGACGTGGTGCTCGCGGTTCGACCGTGAGCCCGCCATGACGTAGGTTTCTCGGGACGCCGTGCGCCGATTCGTGCAGCCGGCCGTTGCTCAAGGCCCGCGGCGCGCGAGCCGATAGTTCCGGGGAGATGGTCCGGCTCGAGCAGGTCACCCGGCAATTCGGCGGCACGACCGGCGTCAAGGCCCTGGACGCCGTCACCCTGACGATCGCGCGCGGGGAGATGACGTCAATCGTCGGCCCGTCCGGGTCGGGCAAGTCGACGCTGCTCAACCTGATCGCCGCGCTCGATCGGCCGACCGCCGGCTCGGTCTGCCTCGACGGCATCGCCCTCGCGGATCTCGCCGATGATGCCCTGACCCGCGTCCGCCGCGACAAAGTCGGCATCGTCTTCCAGTTCTTCAACCTGCTGCCCAGCCTCACCGCCGTGCAGAACGTCGCACTGCCGCTCCATCTGCGGGGATGGTCGCGCGGCCAGGCTGCAGCCCGCGCGCGCGAGCTGCTGTCGCGCGTCGGGCTCGACGACCGCCGGTTCCATCGGCCCGACGAGCTGTCGGGCGGCCAGCGCCAGCGCGTCGCCATCGCGCGAGCGCTCTCGATCGATCCGCCGCTGCTCTTGGCCGACGAGCCGACGGGAAACCTCGACACGAGGACGGGAGCGGACATCCTCGCCCTGCTCCACGACCTGCACGCGCGGACGCGATGCACCGTCGTGATCGTCACGCACGACGACCACGTCGCGCGGTGCTGCGATCGGATGGTCACGCTGCGCGACGGCCGCGTCGTCGACGACGCGTGGCTCGCTCGATCGGCTGCACGCCTGCTGGCGGCGCGATGACGCTGCTCGCCCTGATCTCGTGGCCCTACCTCCGCCGGCACGTCCTGCGGACCGTCGTGACGATGGCCGGCATCGCGCTCGGCGTCGCGGTCTTCCTCGGGATGCACGCGGCCAACGACGCCGTCCTGCGCGGGTTCTCGCAGACCGTGGATCGCATCGCCGGCAGGACCGAGCTCCAGGTCTCGGCCGGCGAGACGGGATTCGGAGAGGACGTGCTCGACGCCGTCCAATCCGCGTCGACGGTACGAGTCGCCGTGCCGGTGATCGAGGTCGTGGCCGACACGCCGTTCGAGGCGGAAGGCAGCCTCCTCGTGCTCGGCGTCGACATGACCGGCGACCGGAGCCTTCGCGACTACGACCTCGAGGAGACCGGCGACACGCTGCTCGACGATCCGCTGATCTTCCTGGCCCAGCCGGACTCGCTGATCGTGTCGAAGGAATTCGCGGCCCGGCACGCGCTCGGGCTCGGCAGCCGGCTGCCGCTCGGCACGAGCGAAGGGCTCCGCACCTTCACCGTCCGCGGCGTCGTGCGATCGCCGGATCTGGCGAAGGCGTTCGGCGGCAACGTCGCCGTCATGGACATCTACGCGGCGCAGCGGATGTTCGGGCGCGGGCGCACGTTCGATCGGATCGACATCGGCGTGCGCGAGGGCGTCTCGATCGCCGAGTGCCAGCGGGAGATCCAGGCGATCGTCGGACGGGGCTTCGACGTGCAGCCGCCGTCGGCCCGCGGCCGGCAGTTCGAATCTCTTCTGGCCTCGTACTCGCTGATGGTCGGTATCTCGAGCGCCTTCGCCCTCTTCATCGGCATGTTCATCGTCTACAACGCATGCTGGGTGGCGGTCGCCGAGCGGCAGACCGAGATCGGCACGCTGCGCGCGCTCGGAGCGACGCCACAGCAGATCCGGACGATCTTCTTCGGCGAGAGCCTCGCGCTGGGCTTCGTCGGCTCGGCCGGCGGCCTGCTTCTCGGTTCGGCGATCGCGCGCGCGATCGCGGTCGGCATCGGCACGCTGCTCGGGAACGTGTACCGCCTCGGCCAGTCCGTGGAGGCCGTGACGATCAGCCCGTGGCTGCTGGCCGGCTCGTTCGCCGCCGGCGTGGCGACGAGCCTCGCCGCAGGCGCACTCCCCGCGCGCAGCGCGGCGCGGCTCGATCCGGTGCAGGCCCTGCAGAAGACGCGAGCGTATCGGCTGTCGCCGCGCCACCGAACCCTTCGCGTGGCGGGAGCCGCCGCGCTCGCGATCTTCGCGGCCCTGACGAT
This window harbors:
- a CDS encoding sigma-54-dependent Fis family transcriptional regulator, translated to MSVLSRPQDVRLVGRSEAIRLLETDIECAARSDAKVLVTGETGVGKEVVARLIHQRGTRASAPLVTLNCAGLPDSLLESELFGHARGSFTGAYRDKPGLLEMAPNGTVFLDEVGEMSTRMQVVLLRFLESGEIQRVGADRVQGRVNVRLITATNRDLQQGIQAGTFREDLYFRLNVIRIAIPPLRDRVEDIPLLVDYYAKAYSQAHRVPPVEVLPDALDVLTAYRWPGNVRELKNVVERIVLKTAGQPARASDLPVELLRGVTPARAAATTATPAPLSRADELAARMLAHGESFWAAVYPQFMSRDMTRADLRRIVQIGLEQTSGNYRSLVQLFNMPLEDYKRFLSFLRKHDCHLPFQRFRTVPARLQPAQPEMPAASGDPIPWGRTPH
- a CDS encoding glucose-1-phosphate adenylyltransferase; this translates as MTDVLTIILGGGRGTRLFPLTLQRSKPAVPIGGKWRLIDIPISNCLHAGLERIYVLTQFNSASLNRHIAQTYRMDMFSGGFVEVLAAEQTPEGDLWFQGTADAVRQATRHFRDIEAEYFLILAGDHIYRMDLAELVEAHVERDADITIAAQPVGADEATQLGIFSFDTSGQITGYEQRPAVERLTEMRSSAPAHSPAGLLTADKPFLASMGIYVFSRDVLYDVLEKNRAVDFGREVIPSALDTRRVHAYVYRGYWADVGTVRSFYDANMLLTQKKPPFDFFHPRRPIYTRPRFLPAARLHDCQVTEALVSEGAYLDSCQVQASVVGVRTSIHRGAKVSRSILLGADYYEDQYNDLPLGVGANAVLDGVIVDKNARIGDGARLVNEKKIEEHDGDGYFIRSGIIVVPKNGVVKPGTVV
- a CDS encoding ABC transporter ATP-binding protein, whose product is MVRLEQVTRQFGGTTGVKALDAVTLTIARGEMTSIVGPSGSGKSTLLNLIAALDRPTAGSVCLDGIALADLADDALTRVRRDKVGIVFQFFNLLPSLTAVQNVALPLHLRGWSRGQAAARARELLSRVGLDDRRFHRPDELSGGQRQRVAIARALSIDPPLLLADEPTGNLDTRTGADILALLHDLHARTRCTVVIVTHDDHVARCCDRMVTLRDGRVVDDAWLARSAARLLAAR